A segment of the Marinobacter arenosus genome:
GTTACCCCCTCGGGGGTGACAGTGACCCTGAAGGCCCGGCATTTCGTCGTGGCCGCCAGCGCCATTGGCTCACCAGGGCTGTTACTGCGCTCCGACGTCCCGGATCCCCATGGCCGGGTTGGCAAGCGCTCGTTCCTGCATCCGGTCAATGCCACCGTGGCCCAGATGCCAGAGAAGGTCGATCCGTACTACGGGGCGCCGCAATCGGTCTATTCCGACGAGTTCAACTTCAAGCAAGGGGTCGACGGCCCCGCCGGATTCAAACTGGAAGTGCCCCCCCTGCATCCCGCCGTCTCGGCAGGCGTGATACCCGGCCACGGCCAAACCCAGGTTGATGCCATGGCCGGCCTGCCCTGGACCCAGTCCGTCATTGCCCTGCTCCGGGACGGCTTCCATCCGGACAGTCCCGGCGGCACGGTGTCACTGCGGGATGACGGCAGCCCGGTGCTGGACTACCCGATTTCCGACTACCTCTGGGATGGACTGCGGCAGGCCTACCTTACGATGGCCGAAATCCAGTTTGCCGCCGGCGCCCGCAAGGTTCGTCTGGTGCACCTGGATTCCGAGTGGTACCGCAGCTGGGCCGAGGCCCGGGTCGCCATCGAGACCATTGCCATGGAACCCCACCGGGTCCGGCTCTTCACCGCTCACCAGATGGGTGGATGCGGCATGGGGACCGACCCGAAGGGGTCGGTGGTCAACGGATTTGGTGAGCACCACCACGTGAGCAATCTCAGCGTACACGATGCCTCGATCTTCCCGACCAGTATCGGCGCCAATCCGCAACTGTCGGTTTACGCCCTGGCGGCCAGAAACAGCACCCGACTGGCCGGCAAACTGGCCGGATAACCGTCGGCCGTTTTGGGATGGGCAGCAAACTGGTATTCTAGGCACTCCCGAAAAAGGAGCTGTGCATGCCGAAAGTTATCTACCCGGGCACCTTCGACCCCATTACCAATGGCCACACCGATCTGATCGAACGTGCCGGCCGCATGTTCGACGAGATTGTTGTTGCCGTGGCCTACAATCCCAAGAAACAGCCGCTGTTGAACCTGGAAGAGCGCTGTGAACTGGTACGCCAGGCCACCGACCATCTTCCGAACGTCAGTGTCACCGGGTTCAGCAACTTGCTTGCCGATTTTGTCCGTGAGCAGGGCGCAACGGTGATCCTCCGGGGACTGCGTGCGGTTTCTGACTTCGAGTACGAATTCCAGCTGGCGGACATGAACCGTCGTCTGGCACCGGAAGTGGAAAGCGTGTTCCTGACACCCGCCAACCACCTGTCCTACATCTCCTCGACCCTGATCCGGGAAATTGCCTCTCTCGGCGGCGATGTCTCGGAGTTTGTCGATCCCGCCGTTGAAGCGGCCATGAAGAAGAAGTTTAAATCAGCCTGAGGGAACACAGATGGCCCTGATGATTACCGA
Coding sequences within it:
- a CDS encoding GMC family oxidoreductase, with protein sequence MSLTDRIAQGLEAGWDVTDGATLAEDQTHEADVVVIGTGAGGGTTAEILAKSGLSVILVEEGRLYYQKDFKMDELTAYANLYQEGMSRVTRDGAIAILQGRCVGGSTTVNWTSSFRTPDETLTYWSERFGLDNLTPDAMAPWFEGREQRHSMAPWHMDPNVNNDILRQGCEKLGYRWQIIPRNVKGCWNLGYCGVGCPTNAKQGALMTTVPGALDHQARLFHGLRADRLVMNQDRIDHLQAMAMNADGVTPSGVTVTLKARHFVVAASAIGSPGLLLRSDVPDPHGRVGKRSFLHPVNATVAQMPEKVDPYYGAPQSVYSDEFNFKQGVDGPAGFKLEVPPLHPAVSAGVIPGHGQTQVDAMAGLPWTQSVIALLRDGFHPDSPGGTVSLRDDGSPVLDYPISDYLWDGLRQAYLTMAEIQFAAGARKVRLVHLDSEWYRSWAEARVAIETIAMEPHRVRLFTAHQMGGCGMGTDPKGSVVNGFGEHHHVSNLSVHDASIFPTSIGANPQLSVYALAARNSTRLAGKLAG
- the coaD gene encoding pantetheine-phosphate adenylyltransferase; the protein is MPKVIYPGTFDPITNGHTDLIERAGRMFDEIVVAVAYNPKKQPLLNLEERCELVRQATDHLPNVSVTGFSNLLADFVREQGATVILRGLRAVSDFEYEFQLADMNRRLAPEVESVFLTPANHLSYISSTLIREIASLGGDVSEFVDPAVEAAMKKKFKSA